TGTGGTCTGAAATGGGCCCCTGCTTCACTGTGCAGACCCTGGAGACGCAGGCCTGGGTCTGGCCTCACTGGCTGCTCCATGCTGCTGCTCTGGGCAGGGCAGCGTAGGCACCTGGAGTGTGGCCTGGGTGTGGACAGTGGAGGAGTCTGGGGCCGTGGGGTGGGTCTTGGGCCTCCGTGGAGGGGAGGAGTGGGCAGAGGTGGCCATAGGAAGAGGCCCAAGGTGGTGAGTACAGCTCAAGGTGGGTGGGCACAGCTGTTTCCTGGCGTGGGCTGGCCCCTCTTCTTCCCTGCTCCCTTTCCTAGTTCCTCCCTGTGCCACAGTGGCCCAGGGTTGGAGAGCACAGGTGCTGATCATGGGACTGTGCACGAGGCAGTCACCCTCTCTAAGTCCCCGACAGTGGGACAGGAATCCGGCGCAGTGGGGCCACTGTGAGTCAGAGCAGGACAGCCTTCAATAAACCGGTTGTATCGTTATCGCAGAGAGTGTTTCAGGGACAGGgacaccccacccctgcctctgcttGGTTCCTGAATCCCCTGCCTGCCCATGCTGGGCCCTGGTCCTTACCTCTCACAGCCGGGTCCAGGTGCAAGGGCAGGAGGGCTGCGGGGCGGCAGGTGGGCTGTGGCCAGCGGGTGGTGGTGCTGGCGGTGGGCTCCGTGCAGCTGTGGAGGGAGGCCGGCTAtttaaggaggggaggggaggctgcagCGTCTGTGGCCCTGAAAGGGCGCTTCATTCCCAAGGGGGTCCTTGTGTGGTGGGCCACTCCTACGGCTGCCTGTGCTGCCACTGGGCCGTGAATATTCCAGTGTGTCCCAGCccgcgtgcccccccccccgccgccccccacagCCTGGCCACTGAGCGTCACAGAGGCCGAGTGTGTGACTATGTTCGAAGCCGTGGAGTGGGCGcgggctgggtggggtggggggattggcTGGCACTGACAGAGACAAGAGGACGTTTCAGCACAGGATAATTTCCTACcgatggggggcagggaggggctggccgCTATGGCAACGGGCCTGGGCTCCCAAGCCTGCTCGAGGGACAGCGGAGGGGTCCTGTGAATGGAGAGGGTGGGAGGCTGAGGAGTTTTGTTTGGTCGAATGAGAGGGGGCTCTTTCAGGACACTTGCTGTAGGGTCCTTGTGTCTTGCCCCGTATAATTAGGCTCCGTTCGGACGTGCGGAATAAATCATGGCCTTTATCTTGAGCGGGGCACAGCTGCAGGCCGCCTCATAATAGGGCGCTGTCTGTGCCTGTGGGGACGCAGCTCAGCCCACAAGGCCTGACCCATACCTGTGCGGGCTCCTCCTCTGGACAGGAGGCCTGTGAAGAGGGTCACCGCTGCCCACTGCCTGCGGGCCCCCACACTCCTCTGGGGGGTGGCTCGAGCCTGGGGGTGTTCCTACGTGGGCAGTGGCTGCTTCTGACACAGGACAGGCAAAGCCcatttctccctgtctttccccCAGATGGCACATCCGGTGATATGGGGAACCAACGCATCATGCCTGATCTCAAAAGACTTTTGTACCTTTTAGTTAAAACCTTACAAACTGTCCACAGCTATCACTGGGAAGTAACTACCATGTGTGCGACCTTAAATTTGTTTTCCACACAATCCTGTGCAGTTGGGATTGtcgcccattttgcagatgaggaaactaaagctcagaggtgaagtaacttgccaggaagtggcagagccaggatttgaacccgaGCATGTGTCACTGAAAATCTtatgatttgtgtgtgtttgtttggcttgttctggtttttcttttctttctttttttaaaaaaatgtttagtttgagagagagagagaaagagagagagagacaaagtgggagtgggggaggggcagagagtgtgaGAGCGAGCCagtccaggctgtcagtgcagaacccaaagcaggcttgaacccacgagccatgagatcatgacctgaactgcaatcaaaagctggatgcttaacctaatgagccacccaggcgcccttgttctGGCTTTTCTGTTGCACCTTCATGCTGGAATTCTTAGGCTGTATCTTCATCCTACctagaaaaaaattcttcagatTGCCTTTAGATCTTGTGGGATCGGGTCTGTTGAAAAGACATTCCCCATCTGGGGTTCCTGGTGGAGCACCTCAGCTGGGTCTTGGCTGGGAGCCAGTGGGGTGTGGAGGTGCGCGAGCCAGGGTGCGGCCCCTCTCCTGCACTGCCCTGTGTGGAGGTCTGGAAGGACTGACTCACGCAGGTTTGAGATGAATGTGTCTGACCACCCTCCCCAAGCTGGGTGTTTCGGTTGTTGGGTGTTTGCTGACAGTAGCTATAAGGGCACCAATCGTTGCAACAGAATTCTGGGGAATTATACCAATTTCTATAGCTTTGAAACAAAAGTGATTCCATATGCTTAAGTGCTGTCCTAATGCCAAGATTAGTCACCAAAATTGGGAGTGGGGTCATGGGGAATAAATGCTGGGTCTGTGACAGAGACACAAGCAGGCGGCAGGTGTCGTGTGGAGATGGGGAGCGGCAGGAGCAGTTCTGCTCAGACCTGCAGTGGCAGGGGGCCTGGGGGTCTGGGTGAGTGGGGTGGAGATGGGTTGATGAAAACTGCAGCCACAGGCCACATCTGTGTCCTGTGGGCAGGTGGAACTAGGGGGCCCTGGCTAGGGGATCGGCTCCTAGTCCGGCCTGGCTGTATTGTCCTGGGAGACGATGCCCActgtccttcccttcctgtcttttacaatcattcattcactcacataCCAGAGACTTAGCCTGAGCTGCTACCCTGTGGGGGGCACAGCCTGGAGCTGGTCAGTGGCTTAGTAAGTGGCTACTGGGCACTCATTTGGGCCCCTTTCCCTGCACACACCTTTGGGAGATAAGACACAAATAAGGCAAGCGGACAGCAGTGTTATGCAGCAGGGGGTCCAGACCCAAATGAGGTGGCAGGTGTTGAGGTCAAGGGCATGGACACTGAAGTGTCCTCCCTGGCATCTAGGGTCTGCCCATCACACCCGGTTGGGGGATCCTGAGTCTGAGAGTTAATCTCTTAACCAGATTCCTTGATCTGCCTATAAAAGAGGCTGATGGTGGCTGGTAAGGGGTAGAGAGGCCCCCTGTGGTTGGGtgcctgggaagggagggagggcaggcccGGATGCATCAGGAACACTTACAGATTGGGGTGGCAGGTGGGGAATGGGGGTAATGGATTGGGGCCTTTGTACATCTTTGCTTGGGGACCCTGAATCTAAATTCCTGCCACCTTTGAGGcacaaggaaacagaaaccaTGTTGATTTCCCTCTCAGTAGAGACCACAGCTGTTCCCCAAGGCAGGGAGTAGCATCAGAAATTACTCTGAGGTCTTCACAAAAAAGACTCTGTAACGacagttcctgggtttggggGCCTCTGTCTGACACAGCTGTGCTTGTCTCTGGAGACAGAAAGAGCCTGTAGATGTTCGGGTCCCTCTTTGTCTGACAGACCCCAAAGGAAGGGGGTGTGCAGGCCCGACAGACCTGGCCCCCTGGGCCACTCTGCTAGGCACAGAAGCAGTTTCAAGCTAACAGTCACTGTGTAATCACTCATGCGTATTCAAAGACATttgggaaattaattttttagcaACTGTCAATGAAATGTCTACTCTATTCCATGTGATGTTCTAGGCTCAGGaaaagtggagaaaaggaaactcacGTTTGCTCTGCCATCTAAAGATGGCAAACACCAATATTCTGGTGTATTTCTTTCTAGTCACTTTCCAGTGAGAGTCCCCTTTTTAGGGGGCACGTCTGTGGCCTTCCCAGCTGCAGGGCTAGTTAGCTTGCTTTTCTGGGCCACTGTCTGAGCCTCTGGAGGCTTATGGGCATTGTTAAAGCAGCAGGCGGGGTCCAGATGTCTCTTCTGCCAGGAGGTGGACCGTGCTttctggggaggaagagggggagtgGGTTGTTGGTCCCTAACACCTGCCTCACTTCCCACAGGCACCTGTGCCGGCCTTGCCACAACCGTGAGAAGGCCAAGGGCCTGGGCAAGTATGTCTGTCAGCGGTGCCACCTGGTCATTGATGAGCAGCCCCTTATGTTCAAGAATGACGCCTACCACCCCGACCACTTCAGCTGCACCCACTGCGGGTATGCGTACAGCTGAGCAGCTGTGATGGGGGCAAGTGGTGAGCTGGGTGGGACTCCCACCTGGGGGAGAGGTCAACCAGTTGGAGAGTGGGGTGCAGGGTGGAGGTCGAAGTCATCGATGCAGAAAACACCTCTCTCTGGAGCCTGTTCCAGTAGTACTTGTGTGAGGCCCTGAGGGAGACAGGGTGAGGGAGGGCTGGGCCCTTGGAAGCtaggagaaaggaatcaaaggctTGGAGGaccagggtgaggaggaggggtgctggtgtgggagaggggaggagaggggaaagagactGCAGGATCCCCCCATGTCTGCCCCCACACCCGGTCTGGCGCGGAGGGGCCAGAGAACAGATGTGCTTCTCAGAGGGCCTGACAATGCACAACACAGACTGCCTGCTGCAAGGCCTGTGCAGGAACCCGTGCCCTGGGGCCTGTCTGGGGCACAGGAAGTCCCCGAAGACACCAGAGATCAAAGTGCCGCCTGCCTGGGCACGCTGCTGGGCCCCAGTGGGGCCTCTCCAGAAGCTGCTCCCTGGGATTTGAGGGGCTGGTGGGACCCCCGCAGGGCCAGCACGGGCCCTGCAGTGGGGCAGCATGTCATGGGGGGCTCCGCTCTGTCTTCCAGGAAGGAGCTGACCGCCGAGGCCCGGGAGCTGAAGGGGGAGCTCTATTGCCTGCCCTGCCACGACAAGATGGGCGTCCCCATCTGTGGGGCCTGCCGCCGGCCCATCGAGGGCCGTGTGGTCAACGCACTGGGCAAGCAGTGGCATGTGGAGGTGAGCGAGGCCAGGAGGTTGGGGGAGCCCCAGGCTCACCGTTACATTTGGAATCTGGCCCTGCAAGCACCCCCCCCACGCTCCCACCCCAGGCCACATGGCTTGCTTCTAGCAGGGATCTTTGTCCTGGGTGCTGTCCCTCTTTGGCTCTGGCCTCCGTGGGAACCAGGAGACCTGAGTGCACAGACCATGGTTCGGCAGTGGTGcctgtcttctttcctccccctcctggcCTTCTAGAGGATTCCAAAGTCATGAGAAATACTATAGATCCAAATGTTTATTGCAGTGGGATATTAGTGGAGGATGTTTACAacttatttgtttctattttattgttgctttttacctgtgttttctaaatttctaacaAAAATTTTGGGTGACTTGtatagaaaggaaatgataaaatctAGAGTTCTAAGAGTGACTGACTTGCTTCTCTGGTGGGCGTTTGTAGCAGGGCCAGTGAGACCCCAGTGTGACAGGTGCCCCATCTGGGTGGGGGCACAGCCATGGGGGATTCCAGGAGCGGGGCTGGGGTTCTCCGCCTCCTCACTTCTCTCCAGCGGTGAGCAGGGGCCAGACCCCAGGGCTGCTCTCCCAGACTCCTCTTCCTGAGAACTAGGGGTCCCCAAGCTGGACGCAGGGCTTCTGTTCTTTCTCGGTGTCAGTGGTGACCTTTTTTCCTGGGTCACCTAAGAATCCTACCAATCGATTTTTCTCactgttctatttttctcctctaaATTTTAAAGACTCATGTAATACTTGCTAACTCTACAGAAGGTGGCATTGTCCTTGGGGACAGTCCGCCCAAGGCACCCTGAGGGATTATGGTTGGCAGAATTGTGTACAGCCTCATGTAGACTCAGAAGCTGTGCACACCAGCTGGTTGAGCTCCTCAGGTGTGTCCACCTGGGTCACCTGGAGCTCACTGTGGCACTAATGGTCTTACAGATACTAGTTGCAAGGGAAGCTCGTGTTCCCTGATGCCCGGCTAGGTCTGGGTCCCAGGAGCTCTGTCTTGGGTAACCTCTTTGGGAAGGTTCTGATGCAGGGcctggcccccggcccccagcccccatggGGAGGGTGGGTCCCCGCACGCCGTATGAACTAGGAGATGCTGCTCACTGACTCTGGGGCTCGCAGGggatgcctggggtgggggggacagacaCCTGCAGCCTTCCAGGGGGGCACCATGCTTAGAGCAGCCCCACCTGGGACGGCCCACTGTCACTAGCACCTGACAGCTAGGGCCGCGGTTGCCGACGTGGGGAGCAGTCCTGGAGAGGATGGTGATGCCAGCAGCACTGGGCATCGGGGAAGGAGTGGGGTCTGCTGACTCACGGGCCATCCATGGAGGTCTCCAGTGAGGCACTCATCCCACTGGCCTCTGCTTCCTGTCTCCTGGAGTGGACGCTCCGGCCCTGAGCTGCCCACTGCCTCTTTTCCCCTCAGCACTTTGTCTGTGCCAAGTGCGAGAAGCCATTCCTGGGGCACCGGCACTATGAGAAGAAGGGCCTGGCCTACTGTGAGACCCACTACAACCAGGTATGGcccggggtggggcagagggtgaagaggcccagggctgggggggcGCTGTGGGACCCCTCAAGGAGATGATGCTGCCTGAACAACCGAATGCCCCATCCAAGCGGTAGAAGATGATGACGGCCCCCCCAGAGCCTGTGGTGGCTGCGTGCCCTACCATCCGAGAGGCCGGCCCAGACCTGCCATGGGGACTGAATGACAGGGCCGTGTGAGGTCCTGGGCTCAGGGGCCGACATGTGCCGCCATCCTCCGGTCTGGCAGAGGTGCCCAGCTACTGTGGTCCAGAGTCAGGGCCTATGGGCCTGGCCCGTGCCCTCTCAGGACACCAGCAGGAGCAACGGGGCCCCTTGGTAGCAATGCCTCAACCTGCCGCCATTCCCAGGGTGGTGATTCTGCTGGGCCAGGAGTGGCTTCACCTCAGGCCCGAGGTGGCACCCTGGTGGGAAGGGCTCAGGTGTCTCAGGAGGGTGCCTGAGAACAAGCTGTTTGGGGTGGCCCCGAACTGGGGCAATGAGTTTGGTACCCGCTCTGTCCACAGCTCTTTGGGGACGTCTGCTATAACTGCAGCCATGTGATCGAGGGAGATGGTAAGgctcctctgtctctgtgccccacccccactccccgcACCCTCTGTCTGCCTGCTCTCCCTCTGGGACGTGGGTCCTGCAGCTGTGGGCCCAGCTGGCCCAGAGCTGGCCTGGGCCAGCTAAGCCCACCTGCCTCCACCCCTCACAGTGGTGTCGGCCCTCAACAAGGCCTGGTGTGTGAACTGCTTCTCCTGTTCCACCTGCAACAGCAAGCTGACCCTGAAGTAAGTGGTGAGGACTTCTGGGGTGTACAAGGTGGGCAGAGAAGGACCCGCACAGCACCCTCTTCTCTAGGAGCCTGTCACGGGAGCTCAGATTTGAGTGGGTTTCCCCTGTGCTCTTCAGCTGGTTCTCCCTGAATGTCTGCTGGGGTCAGGCCCTGGGAAGGTAGtggcagccccagccccatggAGGCAGATTGAGGGGCCCCCAGGGCCTGGTGAGAGGGGGAAGGATGTGAGCCCCCAACACACCCACACAGACACTGGGctctggggagggaagggcattccagcTCAGGGAACAGTATTTTCAAAGGCTGGCTCATCCAGGAAACTCCCTGAGGTGTGGGGTGGCTGGAGCTGTGAGGTGAGATGGAACCCAGGTTTCTGAGGACAGCAGGGAGTCATGGCCGGTGCCGGAGTATCAGAATCCAAGAGAAGCTtctgggagggaaaggaggcTCGGAGGCCTGTCTCCTGGTTCACCGTGACCCCTGGCCAGAGCTTGTCCTGGGATCTGGATTGCTGTGGGCCAGGGGCCAAAGGCAGCCCACTGCCCTGCCTCTGAGGGCTGAGTTGGTGGGGCCTGGGGCTCTCCTGACTGCTGGACCTCCTCCCCAGGAACAAGTTTGTGGAGTTCGACATGAAGCCCGTGTGTAAGAGATGCTATGAGAAGTTCCCACTGGAGCTGAAGAAGCGGCTGAAGAAGCTGTCGGAGCTGGCCGCCCGCAAGGCCCACCCCAAGTCTGTGGGCCTCAACTCTGCCTGAGGGGCTCCCGCCTGCCTTCTGCTTTTGTCTCCCCTTGCTGCTGGAGCCCCTGCTCCTGGTGCGCTCGATGCTCCCTTCCTGCTGCTGCCTCTACTCCTcatctctgctccccctccctccttctctcctcccctcccccaccccctccttcccaggcctcctttctctcctccttccttcaatGCAGGCACGGGGCAGATGCAGGGCCCTTGAACCTGTGACAGGCCTGTGCCCACAAGCCTTAGCTCAAGGTCCTCCAGGGACATGAGGGAATGGGGGCCTGGGGTCACCTGTCCCCGGTCATGGACCCCACTGCTCCTGGCCCTGCTTGTCCTGACCTCTCCCATTCCTGcagcacccctcccacccccactccccaccagctCACATTCTCCTGTGGGAGTTTGGGCAGCCTTCACCCCAGAGTGGTCCTACTATATGCACATGGCCCTGGGGAGGCCACAACAAGGCAGCTACCCTGGCCATGAGGACGGGGGCCCCTGGGGAACCAGCCTTTCACCCTTGGCCACGCACTTACTCAGCCAAGTAGGATCCCTGTGCTTAAACTAGGCCAGCAAATCCTGCCACTGCACCCCACAATCGTCAGGAGGGAcaaggaccaccccccccccccccatcactcaTGAGGCCTCCTTTCTGAAATCTGGCCTTGGCCAGTCTGTCCTGGGCCAAGGGCCCTGTGGTTCCCCCAAGCTCCTCTGTGGTCCCCACAGCCCCTCaggctccctgctccccactccaCCACAAGGGTACATGCTGGCTGGCTCTCAGGATGCAGCTGACTGAGGGCGAGAAGGTAGTGGGATTGGGTGGGTGGCCCATTCTGACCTTCCAGGAAGGACACTTCCTCCGTGGCCACACAGGACCTAGTGCTTGCACAGTGAATGAAGGCTTATTTACATGACCATGTGACCTGTGTGGTTTATGGCGTGGGAATGAGGAGGTGGGGCGGCAGCCCCTGTGGACACACTGTCTGGGGCTGTTGAATGCTTAGAGACACAGACACTAGACAGGACAGGTGAAAGAGTTGTCCAGATGGGACCCAGCCCTTGTTCCTAGGGCCAGGCTGCCATCAGGACTTGGAGACGAGGCCATCCAGAAACCTACAGTCCGCGAAGGCTGGCCAGGCGGGTAGGATGGTGGGGGGCAGACTCCTACAGGGCCTGCCAGCACGTGGGGATGAACCCAGGCCCCTAaggccctgtgtccagctctgctcCTGCCTGGGCACAGGCTGCCCTGAGCGTGAAGCCAGCAGCCAGAGAGTG
The window above is part of the Prionailurus bengalensis isolate Pbe53 chromosome C1, Fcat_Pben_1.1_paternal_pri, whole genome shotgun sequence genome. Proteins encoded here:
- the LIMS2 gene encoding LIM and senescent cell antigen-like-containing domain protein 2 isoform X3; translation: MTGRHLCRPCHNREKAKGLGKYVCQRCHLVIDEQPLMFKNDAYHPDHFSCTHCGKELTAEARELKGELYCLPCHDKMGVPICGACRRPIEGRVVNALGKQWHVEHFVCAKCEKPFLGHRHYEKKGLAYCETHYNQLFGDVCYNCSHVIEGDVVSALNKAWCVNCFSCSTCNSKLTLKNKFVEFDMKPVCKRCYEKFPLELKKRLKKLSELAARKAHPKSVGLNSA
- the LIMS2 gene encoding LIM and senescent cell antigen-like-containing domain protein 2 isoform X2, with the translated sequence MTGSNMSNALANAACQRGQARFAPAERIVNSNGELYHEQCFVCAQCFRPFPEGLFYEFEGRKYCEHDFQMLFAPCCGSCGEFIIGRVIKAMNNNWHPGCFRCELCDIELADLGFVKNAGRHLCRPCHNREKAKGLGKYVCQRCHLVIDEQPLMFKNDAYHPDHFSCTHCGKELTAEARELKGELYCLPCHDKMGVPICGACRRPIEGRVVNALGKQWHVEHFVCAKCEKPFLGHRHYEKKGLAYCETHYNQLFGDVCYNCSHVIEGDVVSALNKAWCVNCFSCSTCNSKLTLKNKFVEFDMKPVCKRCYEKFPLELKKRLKKLSELAARKAHPKSVGLNSA
- the LIMS2 gene encoding LIM and senescent cell antigen-like-containing domain protein 2 isoform X1, whose product is MAARLGALAASGLYRRRQHRQSPPPAALGNMSNALANAACQRGQARFAPAERIVNSNGELYHEQCFVCAQCFRPFPEGLFYEFEGRKYCEHDFQMLFAPCCGSCGEFIIGRVIKAMNNNWHPGCFRCELCDIELADLGFVKNAGRHLCRPCHNREKAKGLGKYVCQRCHLVIDEQPLMFKNDAYHPDHFSCTHCGKELTAEARELKGELYCLPCHDKMGVPICGACRRPIEGRVVNALGKQWHVEHFVCAKCEKPFLGHRHYEKKGLAYCETHYNQLFGDVCYNCSHVIEGDVVSALNKAWCVNCFSCSTCNSKLTLKNKFVEFDMKPVCKRCYEKFPLELKKRLKKLSELAARKAHPKSVGLNSA